The Dehalococcoidia bacterium sequence CTCGGCGCCGGCCGGCATCGCCAGTTGTACGTGGTCGAGTCCCAGCACCTGCATCGCCCACCACCAGGAGCGGTCAGCAGACCGCGAGCAGCAGCGGCTCGCGTCGCTTGTATGCCATCTGTCGTTGCGTTTGGCGTGTACGCGGCCGCCGCGCGGCGCTAACCGCCGGACGCATGTCCGCCGCCGCGGCGGCGCCGTCGCCGGCGTTTGCGGGCGCCATCGCCGGGCGTTTCCATCGCATCGTCCGCAGGTGCCGGCGTGGCGGGCGCATCCGGCTGAACCGGCTCTGCCGCCGGCGGCGGGGTGGCTGCCGAGGCCGGCGCCCGCGCCGCGGCGACGCGATTCGGCTGGCCGCGCGGGGCGCTGCGGCCGTTGACGCCCGGAACGTGCTCGTCACCGTCAGCGGGCAGGACGGGCTCGACCGCAGCATCCGCTGGCGCCGCAATCCAGCTACGCCCGTCGGGCGGCGCTGTGGGCCGCGGCGGCGGCGCGATCGGCCGCGCGACGCCGAGCGAGAAGCCGAGCTGGGCGACGGTCATCTCGATGATCTGAGCGTTCTCCATCTGCAGGACGACGATCTGCTTGATCGCGTTCACCGCCATCACGCGGGCGTTGCCGGAGGGCGTGCTCAGCCAGCTCTCCGGCTTCGGCAGCTCGGTGCGCAGTTGCTTGTAGATGTCGTTCTCGTAGGAGAGGCAGCAGAGCAGCCGGCCGCACTGGCCCGAGATCTTGGAGGGGTTGAGCGGCAGGTTCTGCTCTTTCGCCATCTTGATCGAGATCGTGGGGAAGGCGGTGAGCCAGGAGGTGCAACAGAGCCGCCGGCCGCAGCGTCCGTAGCCGCCGATCAGCTTGGCCTGATCGCGCGGGCCGACCTGGCGCAGTTGCACCTGCACATGCACGTGCTGGGCCAGGTCACGCACCAGCTCACGGAAATCGACGCGATCCTCCGCCGTGAAAAAGACGGTGAGGCGTGAGCCGTCGAGCGTGTACTGCGCCGCGACGACTTTCATCGGCAGCCCCAGCGCCGCGGCGCGGCCACGGGCGAGCTGGGTAGCTTCCCGCGCCTGCACTTTGAGCCGGTCAGCGCGGTCGATGTCCTCCGGCGTGCCCGGCCGCAGGATCGGCTTGAGCGGTTCCGTCAGTTCGGTGTTCAGCACCTGGCCGGGCGGAATCACCACGCGCCCCAACTCGATGCCGCGGCTGGTTTCGACGACGACCGACTCGCCGGCGGTCAGGTCTGGATAGCCGCCCGGCTCGAAATAGTAGATCTTGCCCGCCTCTTGAAAGCGGACGCCAACAACTGCGGTTTCCATCCAGGCCTCCGGCCTGGGTCGAGGGCAGCGGGCAATTGGTCGTGAGCAATGGTGAACGGGACGGTTGCCGTAGCGCCGCGACGATCCGACGGGGCGGCGGAGCCATACAGCGGCGCCTGTTCGTCGCCCGTGCGGCGTGTGCACCGGCACCGCTACGCCATGGTGCCCATCCTCTATTCCCTGTTCCCTGTTCCCTGTTCCCTGCCCGCCACGCGCAGCATCATGACTTCGAGCGCGAGGCGAGCGTTGGCATTCTCTTCCAGGTGCGTGCGGCACGCACGCACCGCCTCTGCAGCACGCGCCACTGCCATGGGCGTCGTGCCGGCGGCCAGAGCGCGTATCCGATCGAGACGGTCCACATTCAGGATACCGCGCTCGGCGCCCGCAGCGCCAAGCGCGATGTCGCGCCACCACTCCGTCCACAGGTCCAGCTCGGCCAGCACGCCGGCGCGGTCCTTGCTCCAGCGCTGCGCCAGTTGGGCCGCCGCGGCGAAGCGATCGGCCAGCCCCGCGTCGCTGAGGGCGGCGATCGCGTCCAGCCGGCGGGCGCGCTCCTCCAGCAGCGTGCGGTTGGCCGCGGCGGCGATCGCCCAGCCGGTGCAGCCGCGCGAGAGCCGCGCCAGCAGCGCCGCTTCGCCCGGCTCCGTGCCGCGATCCACCAGGAATGCCGCCAGCGGTTCGGCCGGCACGGGCTGGACGGCCACGCGCCGCAGGCGCGAACGCACCGTCTCCGGCAGCGCCTCTTCCCGCGCCGTGAGCAGCAGCAGCACGACGCGGGCCGGCGGCTCCTCCAGCGTCTTCAAGAAGGCGTCGGCGGCGACGGCGTTGAGCGTGTCGGCCGGATCGACGATCTCGACGCGCCAGCGGCCCTGGAACGGACTGCGGTTGATCCGTTCCTCCAGCGCCCGCACCTGGCAGACACGGATGTCCTTGGAACCGTCCTTGCCGTGGTCGTGCTCCGAACGGGCGCAGAGACCGCCGAGCGTCACCACCGTGACATCGGGGTGTGTGCCGGCTTCGATCTGGCGGCACTGGCGGCAGACGCCGCAGGGCGCCGTGCCGTCCGGCGGCAGCGGCCGCGGATCGTCGCAGTTGAGCGCCTGCGCCAGCCGCTGCGCCAGCGTGCCCTTGCCCGCCTGCGCCGGCCCGGAGAACAGATAGGCGTGCGCCGGCTGCCCCTCCGCCACGCCGCGCGCCAGCGCCCGCACCTCGGCGTCCTGCCCGAGCAGGCCCCAGGACGACGGCTCCGGGTTCGGGATGGAGGGTATCGCGTGGCTGAAGCCAGGTCCGGGCATGGCGTCTTCGCCGCGGCGCTCTGCGGATCGCGACATCGCCACGGCGTGCGGTTCACGCACCGCCGCCCTGTTCCCCGTTCCGTGTTCCACGTTCCCTGTCACCCGTCCCCTACCACACGTCCATCCGCATCAGGTCGTCGTACGTCTCGCGGCGGCGAATCAGGCGGGCGCTGCCGTCCTTCACCAGCACGATCGCGGGGCGCTGCGCCAGGTTGTAGTTCGAGGCCATGGAGAGGCAGTAAGCGCCCGAGGCGGGGATGGCGATCACATCGCCCGCTTCCAGCAGCGGCAGCTCGATGTCCTTGATCAGGACATCGCCCGACTCGCAGTACTTGCCGGCGATCGTCACCGTCTCCTGCGGCGCGGCTAGCGGCTTGTTCGCCACGATCGCCTCGTACTGCGAGCCGTAGATCGCGGGGCGGATGTTGTCCGCCATGCCGCCGTCGACGGAGACGTACGTGCGCACACCGGGGATCGCCTTGCGCGCCCCGGCGGTGTAGAGCGCCACGCCGGCGCGGCCGACGATCGAGCGGCCCGGCTCGATCGAGATCGCCGGCAGCGGCAGATGGTGGTTTCGGCAGGCGGAGCGGATCGAATCGATCACCACGCGGGCGTAGTCGGCGACGCTGGGCGCCGGCTCGGCGGCGAGGTACTGCACGGCGAAGCCGCCGCCGGGGCTGAACTCCTGCGGCACGAAGCGGTGCCGCTCCACCATCTGCTCGGCGAAGGCCATCATCACGTCGGCGGCCTGCGCGTACGGCTCCAGCTCGAAGATCGGCGAGCCCAGGTGGCAGTGATAGCCGCGCAGCTCCAGGCCCGGCGCCGCCAGCGCCTGCTTCACCGCCTCGGCCGCGTCGCCGGTCTGGATCGTGAAGCCGAACTTGCTGTCCACGATGCCCGTGGTCGTGTGCTGGTGCGTGTGCGGATCGACGCCGGGCGAGAGGCGCAGCAGCACGCTCTGGCGGCGGCCCGCGGCCTGCGCCACCCGATCAAGCAGCGTCAGCTCATGGAAATTATCGACCACCACGTGGCCGATGCCGGCCTGCACCGCCTCGCTCAATTCCTGTTCGGACTTGTTATTGCCGTGGAAGTCGATCTCGGCCGGCGGGAAGCCGACGGAGAGTGCCACGGCCAGCTCGCCGCCGGAGACGACGTCCAGCCCCAGCCCCTCGTCCTTGACGATGGCTGCCAATGCCCTGCCCAGATACGCCTTCGAGGCGTAGCGCACGCGTGTCTCCGGCGCCAGGGCACGGAATTCCTGCGCGTAGGCGCGGCACTGGCCGCGCAGCGTCTCCTCGTCGAAGACGTAGAGCGGCGAGCCGAACTCGCGCAGCAGGTCGAGCGTGTCGCAGCCGCCGAGGCTGAGGTTGCCGGCGGCGCTGAGGCCGGCGGAGACGGGTAGCACGGTCTGCAGCGGCAACGCCGCCGCGGAGGTCTGCGTCACGGGCGGGCTCCTGCGCCGGAACGTCGGTGGCGCCGCGAGCGGGGCGCGGCATGGCACCAGTCTAGCATCTGGGCGGCCGCGGGAAGGGCGGGGGGTGGCCAGGCACCGGGTGTCGGGTGTCGGGTGTCGGGTGTCGGGTGTCGGGTGTAAGGAAGCGGTAAGGCGCATGTGAGCCGTATATCAAGCAGCCGCCCGGGCCGCGCGGCATGATGAGTTCACGAGGTCAGGGCGCGGCCTTCCCCGGACCCCTCGAACCATTAAGACATGGTTTCATAACCGGCGCGAGTTCCCGCTTGCAGGCGTGTGATCGCACGTGAACGCCGGTTTTGAAGCCATCGGTAACCCACCGGCGGACGGCTCGCGATGTTGCCTCCCACCGCGGCCCGCCCGCTGCCCAACGGCCCCGCCCGGCGTGCCGCCTTTCCCCAGCGGCCCGCCGGGACGGGGCCTTTTCGCGTACTGCCGCCGTCTGCCCGGACAGCCATGCTCCCAGCATCGACGAAACCCGCGGCTCGCAATGCCGGTGACCTGCTGAAACGGCCTCGGCCCTCAGCGCTGGCGGCCGTTGGCGAAGGTCACCAGCGTTGCGGTTGGACCGGCGACGCCGCCCGAGCAGCAGCCGTTGAACGGAAAGATCTGCCGGTTCGCGAAGTCGCCCACGAACGTCGCGGCCACCTGCGCGGTTCCTGCCGTGCCGTCGCTGAGGAGGACGGCCGAAACCGAGGTGCAGCTCGTCACGTCGAAGCTGGTGGAGCTGCCGCAGCGCCGCGTGATCGACGTCTGGCCCGGGCTGCCGAAGTTGCCGATATCGGTGGTCAGCGTCACCGTGCCCGACTCGGCGCCGGCCGTCAGCACGGGGCCGTTGAAGCTGAAGTCGAAATGGTTGAGTGTCACCGTGATCGTACTGCCCTGCCCCGCCTTCGCAGGAATGCTGACGGGCGAGGCCGTGATGCCGATCTTGTAGAGGATGAAGGGCCGCATCACGAACATCATCGCCGTGTTCGTGGTCAGCGTTCCGGATCCCTTGTTCGGCGTAAACACCGCTTGCAGGCTGAGCACCGGCAGCGGTGCGCCGAACGGTGCGGGCGTCGCCCCCGGCAGCGCGACGATGTGGATGGCGTTCTCCGGCGTGGGAACCAGCCAACCCGTGCCGGAGCCCACACCGGTTTGCTGCACGAAGTTGGCGCCGAGACAGGAGTTGCTGGTCGCGTCGCCGCAGGAAACCTGGGCGGTCAGGCCGCCGGACTCCTGGATCACGGCATAGCTGTTCGGCGCCAACGTGTAGGTGATGGCGCCGCCGTTCAGCGTGCCCGGCGTCGCCCCACTCCCCTCAAACACCGCACCGCAGGTGACGGGCCCAGGAGTTCCGAAGTTGCCCGGCAGGATCAACGAGGCGGGAACCGGATCTGTGTCCGCGATCAGCGGCTGGCCATCGGTGTTGCTGCTCACCTGGAAGGTGCTTGTGAGCCGCGCGTTCACCGCCGGGAAGGCGATGTCCGTCAGGGGAAAGAAGCCGGGGGCGCAGCCAAGGGCGGCCTGGAAGGCGCCGGCCGGACCCGGCGCCCGCGGCGGCACGGTCGTTGGTTGCGGTGTCGGTGTCGGCGGCACCGTCTGGCCGATGGCAGGGGCCAGCCGGCCGGGGATCAGCCAGGCCGCCAGCAAGGCGAGCGAAACAAGTCCGACGACGATCTTCTGCGGGCGCAGGCGCAGACGCTTCATCGACATCTCTCCATCGCACCGGCCAGGGCGGTGCGCACGGCGTGAGCCCCCGCGTCTCAATCGCAACGTTCATTGCATTCGCATTGCGCCGTAGTATGGGTGCGTGCTTCGGCGCCTGTCAACGCTGGGACTGGTACAACGATTCGGACTTTTATCTCTTCTTTCTTGCAAATTCAGCCTGCCCGCCCGCCGATCACGCCGCGGCCCGGCGCCGCCCGTACGGTTCCCTGTTCCCCGTCGCCGGTTCCCTGTACCCTGTCACCTGTCACCCGCAGAGGAGGCGCAGACGCGATGGAGTACTACCGCGAGGGCGCGATCACCGTCGTCAAGGTCGGGCCGCTGAAGCCGTACAACAACAACGCCTACATCGTGGCCGATACCGCCTCGAAAGACGCGCTGCTCGTCGATATGCCCGCCGATGCCGACGATGACACCGGCACCAACGCCGACCGCGGCGCCCGCGTGATCGAGGCCTTCGCCGACGCCGCGCTCAAGGGCGCGAAGGTCCGCGCGATCGTCGCCACGCACTGGCACCCCGACCACTGGATGAGCTACGACCAGATCCGCTCCGCCACCGGCGCGCCCGTCGCCGTCTACGGCGAGGAGATCAAGGTGCCCGCCGAGCGCATCGACCGCAGGCTGCGCGACGGCGAAGAGATCAGCTGCGGCAGCGCCCGCCTGCGCGTGATCCACACGCCCGGCCACACGCCCGGCAGTATCAGCCTGCTGCTGGGCAAGCTGCTGCTCACCGGCGACACGCTGTTCAACGGTGGTCCCGGCCGCACCGCCCAGCATAACGACCTGCTGCAGGAACTGGAGTCGATCGTCAACCGCCTGCACGTGCTGCCGGAAGACGTCACCGTCTGGCCCGGCCACGGCGACGCCACGCAGATCGGCGCGTCGAAGCGCGAGTACGCCGTGTTCAAGAGCAAGCCGATGCCGCCCGACCTGGCCGGCGACGTGACCTGGCTCTGAGTCAGCGCGGCGAGCGGGCGTGCTGGCCGCGGGCGGCGGTACCTCGCGGCGCCGCCTGCCCGTGCCGGCGTTCGTCGCGCCGCTTAGGCTGGAGTGGGGAGCAGCGGCGCCGCGGCCGCCAGCTCGCGCTCCAGCGCGATGGGTGAGGCACGCAGCGCCTGGGCGCGGGCCATGACCTCTGCGAATTCAACCTGGAAGCGCTCGCGCGAGAAGCGCTCCGCGTTGGCGCGCAGCGCCTCCGGCTCAAGCCGCGGGCCACGCTCAAACGCCTCGATCGCGGCGCTCACGGCGGCGGGCGCCTGCTCGGCGAAGAAGCTGCCCGTCACGCCCTCGACCACTGTCTCCAGGGCGCCGCCGCGCGCGTAGGCGATCACCGGGCAGCCGGCGGCCTGCGCTTCGACCGGCACGATGCCGAAGTCCTCTTCGCCGGGGAAGATCAGCGCCCGTGCCCGCTGCAGGTGCCGGCGCACCGCGCTGTCGGGCTGCCAGCCGAGGAAGCGCACGTTCGGCCCGGCCAGCCGCTCCAGGCGGGCACGCTCCGGCCCGTCGCCGATCACGACTAACGGCCGGCGCAGCGCGCTCAGCGCCTCGACCGCGAGGTCGATGCGCTTGTACGGCACCAGGCGGGAGAAGGCGAGATAGTACTCCTCGCGCGGCTGGCAGGGGTCGAAGACGGCCACATCCACCGGCGGATAGAGCACCCGCGCCCGCCGGCGGTAGGCACGCCAGATGCGCCGCGCCGCGTTCTGGCTGTTGGCCAGAAAGAGGTCCACGCGGTTCGCCGCCGTCACGTCCCATTGGCGCAGCCGGTGCAAGGTGAAGCGTACGAGCAGGCCACGCGGTGAGCCGAGTCCGTCCACGTAGCCCTGATAGAGATCCCAGGCGTAGCGCATCGGCGACTGCACATACGAGACGTGCAGCTGATCGGCGCGCGTCAACGCCCCTTTGGCGACGGCGTGATGAATGGAGATGATCGTGTCGGCGTCGCCGAGGTCGAGCTGCTCCACGGCCAGCGGCATCAGCGGCAGGTAGCTCTGATACCGCCGCGTGGCGCCGGGCAGCCGCTGCAGGAACGAGCTGGAGACCTGCGCCCGCGCGATCGCGCTGCCGCGGAAGGGCCGCGGGTCGTAGACGAGCGCCGAGACCGGCATGCCGGGCTGCATGTCGAGCAGCGCGTCGAGGATGCGCTCCGAGCCGGCCACGCGCACCAGCCACTCGTGCACGATACGCACGCGCTCGCCCAGGGGGCGGATCGCCGCCGCGCGGCCGTTTCTGCTTGCGCCGTTCACGCCGCTCCTTCCGCCCGGATCGCCGGCGTCCGTTCCGTTGGTCGCATCGTACCTGCCGCTGCCGCCGGGTTCATCCGCTCGTGCGCCGCCAGGACGCGGACGGCCGCGGTGCGCCTGCTGCTCAGGCGCCGCGGACGACGGCGGCCGGCGCCGCCAGCTCCTGCCGCACCAGCGCCGCGCCGGCCGCCAGCGCCTGCATCTTGCCGCGGGAGGCGGCACGGCTGCGCGGCACCAGGCCGCAGTCGGTGCAGGGGAAGAGCCGTTCGGCCGGCACATAGGGCAGCACCCGGCGGATGCGCGCCGCCACCGCCTCCGCTGTCTCGACCTCCTCCATGCCCACGTCGATCACGCCGACCAGCACATCCTTGCCAGGCAGCTCGGCCAGCACGGCCGGATCGACGCCGGAAGCCGCGCACTCCACGGAAACCGCGTCGATTCCGGACTTCGCCAGCAGCGGCAGGGTCACACCGTACTGGCCCCACTCGGTGTTCTTCGTCTTCCAGGCCAGCACGCCGGGCACACCGTAGCCGTAGCAGATGTGCACGGCGGTCTTCGCGGCGACGCTGTCGATGCAGCGTTCCAGCGCGGCGATGCCCCAGTCCGCGACCTTCTCCAGGTAGATATTGAAGCAGGGCTCGTCGAACTGCACGATCGCGGCGCCGGCCTCGGCCAACTCGCGCGCCTCGGCGTTGAGCAGCGCGGCGAAGCGCAACGCCAGCGCCTCTTCACTGGCGCCGTAGTGCTCGTCCAGCAGGCTGTCCACGCTCGTCATCGGTCCGGGCAGCGTGACCTTGATCGGGCGGTCGCTGTGCGCCCGAGCGAAGCGCACGGCGTCGACCAGCACCGGGCGCGGCCGCGTCACCTCGCCGACGATGCGGGCCACGCGCGTCTGCCGCGCGTAGCGGCCGCCGCGCGCCAGCTTCGTGCCCAGTTGCTCGGTGTCGATGCCCGTGAGGCCGTCGAGAAAGCCCCAGATGTAGTGGCGGCGGCGTTGCTCGCCGTCGGTAACGATGTCGATGCCCGCCTCGTGCTGGTCCGCCAGCGCCAGGCGCACGGCGTCGTCCTGT is a genomic window containing:
- a CDS encoding stage 0 sporulation family protein translates to METAVVGVRFQEAGKIYYFEPGGYPDLTAGESVVVETSRGIELGRVVIPPGQVLNTELTEPLKPILRPGTPEDIDRADRLKVQAREATQLARGRAAALGLPMKVVAAQYTLDGSRLTVFFTAEDRVDFRELVRDLAQHVHVQVQLRQVGPRDQAKLIGGYGRCGRRLCCTSWLTAFPTISIKMAKEQNLPLNPSKISGQCGRLLCCLSYENDIYKQLRTELPKPESWLSTPSGNARVMAVNAIKQIVVLQMENAQIIEMTVAQLGFSLGVARPIAPPPRPTAPPDGRSWIAAPADAAVEPVLPADGDEHVPGVNGRSAPRGQPNRVAAARAPASAATPPPAAEPVQPDAPATPAPADDAMETPGDGARKRRRRRRRGGGHASGG
- a CDS encoding DNA polymerase III subunit, with amino-acid sequence MREPHAVAMSRSAERRGEDAMPGPGFSHAIPSIPNPEPSSWGLLGQDAEVRALARGVAEGQPAHAYLFSGPAQAGKGTLAQRLAQALNCDDPRPLPPDGTAPCGVCRQCRQIEAGTHPDVTVVTLGGLCARSEHDHGKDGSKDIRVCQVRALEERINRSPFQGRWRVEIVDPADTLNAVAADAFLKTLEEPPARVVLLLLTAREEALPETVRSRLRRVAVQPVPAEPLAAFLVDRGTEPGEAALLARLSRGCTGWAIAAAANRTLLEERARRLDAIAALSDAGLADRFAAAAQLAQRWSKDRAGVLAELDLWTEWWRDIALGAAGAERGILNVDRLDRIRALAAGTTPMAVARAAEAVRACRTHLEENANARLALEVMMLRVAGREQGTGNRE
- the lysA gene encoding diaminopimelate decarboxylase, with translation MTQTSAAALPLQTVLPVSAGLSAAGNLSLGGCDTLDLLREFGSPLYVFDEETLRGQCRAYAQEFRALAPETRVRYASKAYLGRALAAIVKDEGLGLDVVSGGELAVALSVGFPPAEIDFHGNNKSEQELSEAVQAGIGHVVVDNFHELTLLDRVAQAAGRRQSVLLRLSPGVDPHTHQHTTTGIVDSKFGFTIQTGDAAEAVKQALAAPGLELRGYHCHLGSPIFELEPYAQAADVMMAFAEQMVERHRFVPQEFSPGGGFAVQYLAAEPAPSVADYARVVIDSIRSACRNHHLPLPAISIEPGRSIVGRAGVALYTAGARKAIPGVRTYVSVDGGMADNIRPAIYGSQYEAIVANKPLAAPQETVTIAGKYCESGDVLIKDIELPLLEAGDVIAIPASGAYCLSMASNYNLAQRPAIVLVKDGSARLIRRRETYDDLMRMDVW
- a CDS encoding MBL fold metallo-hydrolase — translated: MEYYREGAITVVKVGPLKPYNNNAYIVADTASKDALLVDMPADADDDTGTNADRGARVIEAFADAALKGAKVRAIVATHWHPDHWMSYDQIRSATGAPVAVYGEEIKVPAERIDRRLRDGEEISCGSARLRVIHTPGHTPGSISLLLGKLLLTGDTLFNGGPGRTAQHNDLLQELESIVNRLHVLPEDVTVWPGHGDATQIGASKREYAVFKSKPMPPDLAGDVTWL
- a CDS encoding glycosyltransferase, whose protein sequence is MNGASRNGRAAAIRPLGERVRIVHEWLVRVAGSERILDALLDMQPGMPVSALVYDPRPFRGSAIARAQVSSSFLQRLPGATRRYQSYLPLMPLAVEQLDLGDADTIISIHHAVAKGALTRADQLHVSYVQSPMRYAWDLYQGYVDGLGSPRGLLVRFTLHRLRQWDVTAANRVDLFLANSQNAARRIWRAYRRRARVLYPPVDVAVFDPCQPREEYYLAFSRLVPYKRIDLAVEALSALRRPLVVIGDGPERARLERLAGPNVRFLGWQPDSAVRRHLQRARALIFPGEEDFGIVPVEAQAAGCPVIAYARGGALETVVEGVTGSFFAEQAPAAVSAAIEAFERGPRLEPEALRANAERFSRERFQVEFAEVMARAQALRASPIALERELAAAAPLLPTPA
- a CDS encoding methionine synthase, whose amino-acid sequence is MLETMITGSLPKPSWLAEPNVLFAPWRIDAALLAEAQDDAVRLALADQHEAGIDIVTDGEQRRRHYIWGFLDGLTGIDTEQLGTKLARGGRYARQTRVARIVGEVTRPRPVLVDAVRFARAHSDRPIKVTLPGPMTSVDSLLDEHYGASEEALALRFAALLNAEARELAEAGAAIVQFDEPCFNIYLEKVADWGIAALERCIDSVAAKTAVHICYGYGVPGVLAWKTKNTEWGQYGVTLPLLAKSGIDAVSVECAASGVDPAVLAELPGKDVLVGVIDVGMEEVETAEAVAARIRRVLPYVPAERLFPCTDCGLVPRSRAASRGKMQALAAGAALVRQELAAPAAVVRGA